The following proteins are encoded in a genomic region of Alnus glutinosa chromosome 8, dhAlnGlut1.1, whole genome shotgun sequence:
- the LOC133875784 gene encoding inositol polyphosphate multikinase beta-like yields MLKVPDHQVAGHQACDGMIGPLVDDSGHFYKPLQSDERGSAEVAFYTSFSSNNKIPNHIRKFFPIFHGTQLIEASDGSGLHPHLVLQDVVSSYLNPSIMDIKIGSRTWYPEASDEYIQKCFKKDRESTSLALGFRISGLQVHGNKESGFWKPDKKLIQNFTAKDVRLVLRKFVSSNTSADSGMDPDCSFASTVYGGSAGILAQLLELKKWFEDQTIFRFYSCSVLLVYDKESVSKGRSSRVEVKLVDFAHVVEGKGIIDHNFLGGLCSFIKFISEI; encoded by the coding sequence ATGCTTAAGGTCCCAGATCATCAGGTTGCAGGCCACCAGGCCTGTGATGGAATGATTGGTCCTTTGGTAGATGATTCAGGGCACTTCTACAAGCCTCTTCAAAGTGATGAACGTGGGTCCGCAGAGGTGGCCTTTTATACATCGTTCTCTTCCAACAATAAGATTCCAAATCACATCCGTAAATTCTTCCCTATTTTTCATGGCACTCAGCTTATAGAAGCATCTGATGGGTCTGGCCTGCATCCTCATCTTGTGTTGCAAGATGTTGTCTCAAGTTACCTCAATCCATCTATCATGGACATCAAGATTGGATCCAGAACATGGTATCCCGAAGCATCAGATGAATATATCCAGAAGTGCTTTAAGAAAGACAGAGAATCAACCAGCCTTGCACTCGGGTTTAGGATATCTGGATTGCAGGTACATGGGAACAAAGAATCTGGGTTCTGGAAGCCTGATAAGAAGCTTATCCAGAACTTTACTGCCAAGGATGTCAGGTTAGTTTTGAGGAAGTTTGTTTCTTCTAACACATCTGCAGATTCAGGTATGGACCCTGATTGTTCTTTTGCATCAACTGTTTATGGTGGTTCTGCTGGAATTTTGGCACAATTGTTGGAGCTCAAAAAATGGTTTGAGGATCAAACCATTTTCCGTTTCTATTCTTGTTCAGTTCTTTTGGTCTATGATAAGGAATCAGTGTCTAAAGGAAGGAGTTCCCGTGTTGAAGTTAAACTTGTTGATTTTGCTCATGTCGTGGAAGGCAAGGGCATTATTGATCATAACTTCTTGGGTGGGCTCTGCTCTTTTATTAAGTTTATCTCAGAGATCTGA
- the LOC133875039 gene encoding uncharacterized protein LOC133875039 encodes MGIMGIIEERLDRAVANREWCSRFYHVEVQVLEAISSDHNPILILYSDVPPELGSSHRAFKFEAKWQLDPECHDIIKAAWEQDVFESNQLKDIQVRLSACQRNLTRWSKVKFGKDAEILKQKSKRLLELQGNNSSDQVEVVKQIQKDIDDILEREEVKWKQRAKQN; translated from the exons ATGGGAATCATGGGAATTATTGAG GAAAGACTTGATAGAGCGGTTGCCAATAGAGAATGGTGTTCACGTTTCTATCATGTGGAGGTTCAAGTTTTGGAAGCTATTTCTTCGGATCACAATCCGATCCTTATTTTGTATAGTGACGTGCCCCCTGAGCTTGGTTCTTCCCATCGGGCTTTCAAATTTGAAGCCAAATGGCAGTTGGATCCTGAATGTCATGACATTATTAAAGCAGCTTGGGAACAAGATGTTTTCGAGTCAAATCAGTTGAAGGATATCCAGGTCCGATTATCAGCTTGCCAAAGAAACCTTACACGCTGGAGTAAAGTAAAATTTGGGAAAGATGCAGAAATCCTGAAGCAGAAAAGTAAAAGACTTCTTGAATTGCAAGGAAATAACAGCTCAGACCAAGTTGAGGTAGTCAAGCAGATTCAAAAGGATATTGATGACATTTTGGAGAGGGAAGAAGTCAAATGGAAACAGAGAGCTAAACAGAATTGA
- the LOC133875040 gene encoding secreted RxLR effector protein 78-like yields MALKLDMSKAYDRLEWDFLEAMMRKLGFADRWVRLLMTCVRIVTYAILINGQPHGHIVPSRGIRQGDPLSPYLFIICAEALSSMLNHAVGLGKIYGVPICRGGTRINHLFFADDSLLFGRANLEEWRQIKDILDVYERASGQKVNIE; encoded by the coding sequence ATGGCTCTTAAACTTGATATGAGTAAGGCGTATGATCGGTTGGAGTGGGACTTTTTGGAGGCTATGATGCGGAAGCTTGGGTTTGCTGATAGATGGGTTCGGCTGCTTATGACCTGTGTTCGGATAGTTACTTATGCTATTCTTATTAATGGCCAACCCCATGGACATATTGTCCCTTCTAGAGGTATTCGTCAGGGAGATCCACTTTCCCCGTATCTCTTCATTATTTGTGCTGAAGCTTTAAGTAGTATGTTGAATCATGCTGTAGGATTGGGGAAGATTTATGGTGTTCCCATTTGCAGAGGTGGGACAAGAATAAATCACCTTTTTTTTGCTGATGATAGCCTTTTGTTTGGGAGGGCAAATCTAGAAGAATGGAGGCAAATTAAGGATATTTTGGATGTCTATGAGAGGGCTTCTGGGCAGAAAGTAAATATTGAATag
- the LOC133874781 gene encoding ribonuclease TUDOR 1-like, which translates to MASSTASGWYRGKVKAVPSGDCLVIMAMTANRPGPPPEKTLTLASLIAPRLARRGGVDESFAWESREYLRNLCIGKEITFRVDYTVPSIGREFGSVFLGDKNVALLVVSEGWAKVREQGQQKGEASPFLQELLRLEEQAKQQGLGRWSKVPGAAEAAIRKLPPSAIGDPSTFDAMGILAANKGRPMQGIVEQVRDGSTIRVYLLPEFQFVQVFVAGIQAPSMGRRAIIESASETEGNTEERNGDTSVESRAPLTSAQRLAVSAASSAEVSPDPFGAEAKYFTELRVLNRDVRIVLEGVDKFSNLIGSVYYPDGDSAKDLALELVENGLAKFVEWSANMMEEDAKRQLKAADLQAKKTRLRIWTNYIPPATNSKAIHDQNFTGKVVEVVSGDCIIVADDSVPYGSPLAERRVNLSSIRCPKIGNPRRDEKPAPYAREAREFLRTRLIGRQVNIQMEYSRKVSPADGSAAATGTADSRVMDFGSVFLLSPIKVEGDDTPSPAPPAPGSQPGVNIAELLVARGFGTVIRHRDFEERSNFYDALLAAESRAIAGKKGIHSAKDPPVMHITDLLTASAKKARDFLPFLQRSRRIPAVVEYVLSGHRFKLLIPKETCSIAFSFSGVRCPGRDEPYSEEAIALMRRKIMQRDVEIEVETVDRTGTFLGSMWESKTNLAISLLEAGLAKLQTSFGSDRIPDINLLEQAEKSAKRQKLKIWEKYVEGEEVSNGAAVESKQKEVLKVMVTEVLGGGKFYVQTVGDQKVASIQQQLTSLSLQEAPVVGAFNPKKGDIVLAQFSADSSWNRAMIVNAPRGGVESPKDKFEVFYIDYGNQEVVSYSQLRPLDPSVSSAPGLAQLCSLAYIKVPSLEEDFGQESAEYLSEHTLNSSKEFRAKVEERDTSGGKVKGQGTGTIVIVTLVAVDAEISINAAMLQEGLAILEKRKRWDNKERQLALDNLEKFQEEARTARRGMWQYGDIQSDDEDTAPVRKAGGRR; encoded by the exons ATGGCGTCATCAACAGCTTCAGGTTGGTACAGAGGAAAAGTGAAAGCTGTTCCTTCAGGGGATTGCTTGGTTATTATGGCCATGACCGCCAACAGGCCTGGACCCCCACCTGAGAAGACCCTTACTTTGGCATCTCTTATTGCTCCAAGACTG GCCCGTAGAGGTGGTGTTGATGAGTCATTCGCCTGGGAGAGCAGAGAGTACTTGCGGAACCTCTGCATAGGAAAG GAAATCACCTTCAGAGTGGACTACACTGTACCATCCATAGGTCGGGAATTCGGCTCTGTTTTCCTTGGTGACAAAAATGTTGCTTTGCTGGTGGTTTCTGAAGGCTGGGCAAAg GTTAGGGAGCAGGGTCAACAGAAAGGAGAAGCGAGTCCTTTCCTTCAAGAACTGCTACGTCTGGAGGAGCAAGCTAAGCAACAAGGTCTTGGTCGCTGGAGCAAG GTTCCAGGTGCTGCTGAGGCAGCCATCAGGAAACTACCGCCTTCTGCTATTGGTGATCCTAGCACCTTTGACGCCATGGGTATCTTAGCTGCAAACAAGGGCAGGCCCATGCAAGGTATTGTTGAGCAAGTTCGCGATGGCAGTACCATTCGGGTCTATCTGCTTCCAGAGTTTCAGTTTGTCCAAGTGTTCGTTGCAGGAATTCAG GCCCCATCTATGGGAAGAAGAGCCATAATTGAAAGTGCCAGTGAAACAGAAGGGAACACTGAAGAACGAAATGGAGATACTTCTGTTGAATCTCGAGCGCCTTTAACATCTGCACAGAGGCTTGCAGTCTCAGCAGCATCATCTGCTGAAGTTTCTCCTGATCCATTTGGTGCTGAAGCCAAATATTTTACTGAGCTTCGTGTTTTAAATAGAGAT GTTCGTATTGTCCTGGAAGGTGTTGACAAATTCAGCAATTTGATTGGGTCGGTATATTATCCTGACGGAGACTCAGCAAAAGACCTGGCCCTGGAGCTTGTCGAAAAC ggTTTAGCTAAGTTTGTTGAATGGAGTGCAAATATGATGGAAGAAGATGCCAAGCGGCAGCTGAAGGCTGCAGATCTTCAAGCCAAGAAAACCAGGTTGAGGATCTGGACAAACTATATACCTCCAGCTACAAATTCAAAGGCAATCCATGACCAGAATTTCACAGGAAAG GTGGTGGAGGTTGTAAGTGGGGACTGCATTATTGTGGCTGATGATTCTGTCCCGTATGGAAGTCCATTAGCAGAGCGGCGAGTCAACCTGTCAAGTATTAGATGTCCGAAAATCGGCAATCCTCGCAGAGATGAAAAGCCAGCTCCTTATGCCCGTGAAGCAAGGGAGTTTTTGAGGACACGACTTATAGGCCGACAA gtgAACATTCAAATGGAGTACTCTAGGAAAGTTAGCCCGGCAGATGGATCTGCAGCTGCTACTGGGACTGCAGATTCCAGAGTAATGGATTTTGGTTCAGTTTTCCTATTGTCTCCCATTAAGGTTGAGGGTGATGATACCCCCTCACCTGCTCCACCTGCTCCTGGCAGCCAGCCTGGGGTGAATATTGCTGAGCTTCTGGTTGCTCGTGGCTTTGGCACAGTTATTAGGCATCGAGATTTTGAGGAGAGATCAAACTTTTATGATGCCCTCCTTGCTGCTGAATCCCGTGCCATTGCTGGGAAGAAAGGTATCCATTCAGCCAAGGATCCCCCAGTCATGCACATAACAGACCTGCTTACG GCATCGGCCAAGAAAGCTAGAGATTTTTTGCCGTTCCTGCAACGGAGTAGGAGAATTCCTGCCGTTGTGGAATATGTCCTCAGTGGTCATCGTTTTAAGTTGTTGATTCCCAAGGAAACATGCAGCATTGCCTTCTCATTCTCTGGTGTCAGATGTCCTGGTCGTGATGAGCCCTATTCAGAAGAAGCTATTGCACTGATGAGAAGAAAGATAATGCAAAGAGATGTTGAG ATTGAAGTCGAAACTGTTGATAGAACTGGAACTTTCCTAGGATCCATGTGGGAATCAAAGACGAATCTGGCAATTTCGCTTCTTGAGGCTGGGCTAGCAAAACTTCAGACTTCCTTTGGCAGTGACAGGATCCCTGACATTAACCTTCTTGAACAAGCTGAGAAATCTGCCAAAAGGCAAAAACTGAAA ATTTGGGAGAAATATGTTGAAGGGGAGGAAGTGTCCAATGGTGCAGCTGTTGAAAGCAAACAGAAAGAAGTGCTAAAG GTGATGGTTACGGAAGTCTTGGGTGGTGGTAAATTTTATGTCCAGACAGTGGGGGATCAAAAAGTGGCCTCGATTCAGCAACAGCTTACTTCTTTAAGTCTTCAAGAAGCTCCTGTAGTTGGCGCATTTAATCCTAAAAAGGGTGACATAGTCCTTGCTCAGTTTAGTGCTGACAGTTCCTGGAACCGAGCAATG ATTGTCAACGCACCTCGAGGAGGCGTGGAATCCCCCAAAGACAAGTTTGAAGTGTTTTACATCGATTACGGGAATCAAGAGGTTGTTTCTTACAGTCAGTTACGGCCTCTTGATCCTTCAGTGTCTTCTGCACCTGGTCTTGCTCAACTATGTAGCCTTGCATACATAAAGGTTCCGAGCTTGGAGGAGGATTTTGGTCAAGAATCAGCCGAGTATCTGAGTGAGCACACATTGAACAGTTCAAAAGAGTTCAGGGCCAAGGTTGAGGAAAGGGACACTTCAGGAGGGAAAGTCAAAGGACAGGGAACTGGGACAATTGTTATTGTGACCCTTGTCGCTGTGGATGCTGAGATCAGTATAAATGCTGCCATGCTTCAG GAAGGACTTGCTATActagaaaagagaaagaggtgGGACAACAAGGAAAGACAGTTGGCACTCGATAATTTGGAGAAGTTCCAGGAAGAAGCGCGGACTGCTAGGCGGGGAATGTGGCAGTATGGAGATATCCAGTCAGACGATGAGGATACAGCTCCTGTTAGAAAGGCTGGTGGCCGGCGATGA